The Microcystis aeruginosa NIES-843 sequence CAACCCTTTGGCCATGACAGCAGGAATTAAAACCCTCGAGTTACTCCAGCGCCCCGGCACCTACCAATATCTCGATAAAGTGACCAAATCCTTAACTGAAGGGCTGCTGAAAGTGGCCAGAGATGCTGGTCACAGCGTTTCTGGAGGTTATATTAGCGCCATGTTCGGAATGTTTTTCACTGGCTCCCCCGTACATAACTATGAAGATGCCAAAAAGGCCGATGTGGCTAAATTCGGTCGTTTTCACCGGGGAATGTTGGAAAGAGGCGTTTATCTAGCTCCTTCCCAGTTTGAAGCTGGTTTTACTTCTTTAGCTCACACAGAGGCCGATATCGAACGGACTTTGGCCGCCGCTAAGGAGGTTTTAGCAAGTTTATAGTTAATGCCGCTTCGACTGGGAAAATTGATTGATAGAGTCCCAAGATTGATGAGTTGACATTTCCCCGCTTGCAAAAGACGGGGATTCTCCGGGGAAATTTGCGGAGAAACCCCGAACAATCGAGGGATTATTCTCCCCAGCACTGTCAAACCTATCAGTCTAACCACAGGCCGACCCTTTTTAGTCAACCAGATGGAGGAGACCATGAGCAAGCGGTATCTAACTTGACAAAAATTACCTCGGTTTTTATAATCCTGAAACCGTTAACAAAATTGAGCGATAAATAGCCCAGCAAAAAATCAAGAAAAACAGCAAAAAAAACGGGGTTCCCCCCTTGACAAATAGCCAAAACTAGGCATTAGTTAAATTTAATGATTTTTTAATAAAAACCGCTTTCTATCACCAGAAAGAGCGATGGGTAGATTTTTATCAGAGTAATGTAATCATCTTTACAACTATCGGGGATCAAAGGATGTTAGGGTGAAGGAGCGATGACAAACCCACTTTAAGATCACCCCAATTGCTATGGCACAGATTCTCGATCCCCTCCCCAACGGCAAGAAAAATAGTATTCTTTGTTGCTATGTCAATGCGACCAGTCATATTCAAATTGTTCGCATCACCAATATTGCTAACTGGTATTTTGAAAGGGTGGTTTTCCCCGGGCAGCGTTTAGTATTTGAGACCCTAGCGGATGCTTTCTTAGAGATTCATACGGGGATGATGGCCAGTGCCATCCTTTCCGATAACATCCCCTGTGAACGCCTTTATATCAGCGATGGGGATGACGATGACTCCGATGGTCAACTAGAGGGGGAAATATTCTACCCCCATTCCCTAGAGGAAAGTCAAGGGGCGAAAATTGACAATACCGTACCCTTCGGTTTAAGTTTAGCTTCCGCCTAGCTAATCAACTAATCTGATAATTCCCCTCGCACGAGAATCACAGTGCAATTAACGGCACGGGCAATCGTCGAGGGGATATTGCCATTTAATAACTGATTGAGCAGACTCTCTCTAGATGCACCCAAAAGCACCAAGGAACAATCTTCCGATTCTACCAGATTAATTACCGCCTCGGCCGGAGAGGCCGAACGAATCGGTAAAGGCACGACTGGCTGTGCGATCGCTTTTTGTAAAGATGCTTGTAAAACTTCCAAAGTGGACAGATCTGGCAGTAACTCCGTCGGAGAATAAATTTTACATAACCAAAGTTCGGGATGATCCGAAGACTCGGACAAAGACAGCAAACTAGGCAATAATGCTAAAGCTCGTTGAGCATTGGGACCTCCGGCAGTGGGAATCAGCCAAATCCTTTCCCGATTAAGATCGTTGGGAAAACAATCCTTTGTCCCCAATTTTACCAAGATGGTTTCACAGGGAGCCTCAGCGATCAAAGTATCGACTGAAAACCCGAAAATCGCCCCAGTAGTGGATTTTTCCCCCGTCCAACCCATAATTAATAAATTGCTGTGTCGTTCGCGAATCGTGGCTAAAATCCCGTCGGCGATATCCTGAGCCACAGAAATTTGTGTATGAACAGAGATATGCTGCTGTCGGGCTAATCTTTCCAGACGATGAAGTAATTTGCGTCCTTCCCGTGTATCTACCTTTACTTCCGCCGGAGAACTAAGACGAGGCACAGTAATCACATAGAGACAATCTATCTCATAATTGCGTTCACTGGCGATCGCAGCAGCAATTTTAAACAAAGCAGTAGCGGTGTCAGGATTGGCAATAGGTAATAAAATCCGGCCTATTCCCACAGCTGGGGAACGAGTTTGATAAACCACATAGGAAGGGGTACTGGGTTGGGGCAGTTGACAAACTCCCCCCAATTGATCGGCTTCCACCCGAATAATATCGGTGCGGGTGATGATCCCCACCAGTTTTTGACCGTCGGTAACGGGTAAACGGGAAAGCTGATAGCGATTTAAGAGAAATAAAACATCGGTTAAAGCTGCCTGGGGGGCCACAGTAATCGGATTGGGAGTCATGATCTCCCGTAGGACTGTTTGACTGTTTTTTGATCGCCATTTATCCAGATCACTTTGGGTAAAAATCCCCAATAGTCGCCCCTGTTCCACCACGGGAAAACCGCGATGATGGGAACGGGACATAATTTTCACCACTTCCCCCAGGGGTAAATCCGCCGGCAGAATTTCCACCTGCGATTGCATCACATCCATAGCCGACAGATGGGCCAACACATCATTAGAAGGGGTTTCTTCGTTGAGAATAATACCACTAGCGGAAAGTAAATGCTGATAGAGGGAACCGGGGTGAATGCTTTCGGCAGTGATATAAGAAACGGCACAGGTCAACATCAGGGGCAGCACAATATTAAAATTGCGATGCAGTTCAAAGACAATCACGATCGCCGTTACCGGAACCCTGACTACTCCCGTAAAAAAAGCCCCCATACCGGCTAAAGTATAACTAGGTTCGCTGCCGAAACCCATCATTTTCGTCTCGATTCCCCCCACCAGAAACCCCAAGCAGGATCCCAACACCAAAGCGGGGGCGAGGAGTCCTCCCGGAGCGCCGGAACTATAGGAGATCATCGTCAGGAAAAAATAGACCACAAAAGCGAGGGCGGTATTCTGCCAACTTAATTCCCCTGCCAGCAAAA is a genomic window containing:
- a CDS encoding DUF1830 domain-containing protein gives rise to the protein MAQILDPLPNGKKNSILCCYVNATSHIQIVRITNIANWYFERVVFPGQRLVFETLADAFLEIHTGMMASAILSDNIPCERLYISDGDDDDSDGQLEGEIFYPHSLEESQGAKIDNTVPFGLSLASA
- a CDS encoding chloride channel protein, which produces MGLFARHQNLRQWFKSQHFGRSATDSRYALLVACLIGILSALAAIILKLGIGWLGGWRVHLVANSSPFLVLPLGGFLLGYSAGWIVEHFSPAAAGGGIPQVKAALAKYPLPLSWRVALVKMIGAILILGGGLTLGRRAPTVHIGAALAAQLSVWLPTSPDHRRQMIAAGAAAGLAAGFTTPIAGVLFVIEELMRDVSSMTLETAIVASFTGAVVSMMLQNTPSIITEYANISFSAQEIPIYCLLGVLAGLLGALFNQGILFCSQLQRRWRLSLAWRIGLVSWLSGTVVAFLPDFFRDNTGLREFLLAGELSWQNTALAFVVYFFLTMISYSSGAPGGLLAPALVLGSCLGFLVGGIETKMMGFGSEPSYTLAGMGAFFTGVVRVPVTAIVIVFELHRNFNIVLPLMLTCAVSYITAESIHPGSLYQHLLSASGIILNEETPSNDVLAHLSAMDVMQSQVEILPADLPLGEVVKIMSRSHHRGFPVVEQGRLLGIFTQSDLDKWRSKNSQTVLREIMTPNPITVAPQAALTDVLFLLNRYQLSRLPVTDGQKLVGIITRTDIIRVEADQLGGVCQLPQPSTPSYVVYQTRSPAVGIGRILLPIANPDTATALFKIAAAIASERNYEIDCLYVITVPRLSSPAEVKVDTREGRKLLHRLERLARQQHISVHTQISVAQDIADGILATIRERHSNLLIMGWTGEKSTTGAIFGFSVDTLIAEAPCETILVKLGTKDCFPNDLNRERIWLIPTAGGPNAQRALALLPSLLSLSESSDHPELWLCKIYSPTELLPDLSTLEVLQASLQKAIAQPVVPLPIRSASPAEAVINLVESEDCSLVLLGASRESLLNQLLNGNIPSTIARAVNCTVILVRGELSD